A single Brachybacterium sillae DNA region contains:
- a CDS encoding MFS transporter, producing MHRWMSIQFFLFFFTWTTFLAYWGVIFDERGFAASEIGLSITVSLVTRAVAIAVLFPMLNRVWPLGRVVRVLPWASLAVALLFLPSTGVTGLVVLSGIFGLLYPTLMPVLETTAALGVQRQVLDYGRARGWGSIGFVAGAAVNGVVAQLVGNAPLWWVFLLGLLALAVTASRPLGEEHVEAQRSDGFGGWAPLLRSPVFVPALAITVVLQSSHAAYYAFGSLHLVRLGAAAWVVATFLVIAPLAEMLLFRVTGPIAQRASLAAMLGISTAGALLRWGVWALDPGVAVLLGTQVLHALTFGLMQVTFIQTLNRHVPAALVAPAQGLYMALGTGAGTAVMTAVAGALFDLSPALTFAAMALSVLLAVPLLLLLRRRELGRHREPDAAVTP from the coding sequence GTGCACCGCTGGATGAGCATCCAGTTCTTCCTCTTCTTCTTCACCTGGACCACGTTCCTGGCGTACTGGGGTGTGATCTTCGACGAGCGCGGGTTCGCGGCCTCCGAGATCGGTCTGTCGATCACGGTGTCGCTGGTGACACGCGCGGTGGCGATCGCGGTGCTGTTCCCAATGCTGAACCGGGTGTGGCCGCTGGGCCGGGTGGTGCGTGTCCTGCCGTGGGCGAGCCTGGCGGTGGCGCTGCTGTTCCTGCCGTCGACGGGCGTGACCGGGCTGGTGGTGCTCTCGGGGATCTTCGGGCTGCTGTATCCGACGCTGATGCCCGTGCTCGAGACGACCGCGGCTCTCGGTGTGCAGCGGCAGGTGCTCGACTACGGGCGCGCTCGCGGCTGGGGTTCCATCGGGTTCGTGGCGGGCGCCGCGGTGAACGGGGTGGTCGCCCAACTGGTGGGCAATGCGCCGCTGTGGTGGGTGTTTCTGCTCGGTCTGCTGGCGCTGGCGGTGACGGCGAGCCGTCCCCTCGGGGAGGAGCATGTCGAGGCGCAGCGCTCCGACGGTTTCGGCGGGTGGGCTCCGCTGCTGCGGTCACCGGTGTTCGTGCCGGCACTGGCGATCACGGTGGTGCTGCAGAGCTCCCACGCGGCGTACTACGCCTTCGGGTCACTGCACCTGGTGCGCCTGGGGGCGGCGGCCTGGGTGGTGGCGACGTTCCTGGTGATCGCGCCGCTGGCGGAGATGCTGCTGTTCCGTGTCACCGGTCCCATCGCGCAGCGGGCGAGCCTCGCGGCGATGCTGGGGATCTCCACCGCCGGGGCGCTGCTGCGCTGGGGCGTGTGGGCGCTCGACCCGGGGGTCGCGGTGCTCCTGGGCACCCAGGTGCTGCACGCCCTCACCTTCGGTCTGATGCAGGTGACGTTCATCCAGACCCTGAACCGCCACGTGCCGGCGGCGCTGGTGGCACCCGCTCAGGGCCTGTACATGGCGCTCGGCACCGGCGCCGGGACCGCAGTGATGACGGCGGTGGCGGGAGCACTGTTCGACCTCTCCCCGGCGCTCACCTTCGCCGCGATGGCCCTCAGTGTTCTGCTCGCGGTGCCTCTGCTGCTGCTTCTACGTCGGCGGGAGCTGGGGCGGCACCGGGAGCCGGACGCCGCAGTGACGCCCTGA
- a CDS encoding DUF3052 domain-containing protein: MASTTESVSQGPADALGFRTGQTVLEIGYDDDVDLDLRDAIEDALDADLEDEDFQGIVDAVLLWWREGDGDLTDALVDSLTTLVEGGQVWLLTPKAGRDGHVDPAEIQEAASLAGMRTTTTVSLPGTWSGTRLAARNG; the protein is encoded by the coding sequence GTGGCGTCGACCACGGAATCGGTCTCGCAGGGCCCTGCGGATGCGCTGGGCTTCCGAACCGGTCAGACGGTGCTGGAGATCGGCTACGACGACGACGTCGATCTGGACCTGCGGGACGCCATCGAGGATGCGCTCGACGCTGACCTCGAGGACGAGGACTTTCAGGGGATCGTCGACGCCGTGCTGCTGTGGTGGCGCGAGGGTGATGGTGATCTGACCGACGCCCTCGTCGACTCCCTCACCACACTGGTGGAGGGCGGCCAGGTGTGGTTGCTCACCCCGAAGGCCGGCCGTGACGGCCACGTGGATCCTGCGGAGATCCAGGAGGCGGCGAGCCTCGCGGGCATGCGCACCACCACGACGGTGAGCCTGCCGGGCACCTGGTCGGGCACGCGCCTGGCCGCCCGCAACGGCTGA
- the aceE gene encoding pyruvate dehydrogenase (acetyl-transferring), homodimeric type, which yields MTASDTPRPIGINLPSYAQDPDPEETREWLDSFDALLENRGEERATEIVQSVLQQARRRHLELPDSLTTDYVNTIPVEDQPEYPGDLALEKEIRNAIRWNAAMLVHRAQRPGVGVGGHLSSYASIASMYEVGFNHFFRGRDHAGGGDHVFFQGHASPGIYARAFLLGRLTQEDLDGFRQEVSSENGMPSYPHPRSMPDFWEFPTVSMGIGPVNAIEQASFDRYLLNRGLKDTSQQHTWAFLGDGEMDEVESRGALHIAAKEHLDNLTFVVNCNLQRLDGPVRGNGKIIQELEAQFRGAGWNVIKVIWGGGWDPLFAKDDEGALVDLMNATPDGDFQTYRAEDGGFIRDNFFGRDPRTKAMVEDMSDDDIWWKLNRGGHDTRKIYAAYKAAMEHKGRPTVILVQTIKGYRLGKNFAGRNATHQMKKFTLDDIKALRDTLQIPISDEQLDSLDSVYDAPLYVPDENSEAMKYFRARREELGGPVPSRHPDRAQALELPDEKAYAIAKKGSGKQEIATTMALVRLLKDLMRDKNIGKHWVPIIPDEARTFGMDSLFPTLKIYNPDGQNYLSVDRDLLLAYKESQQGQIKHMGINEISSTSAFTAAGTSYATHGLPMIPLYIFYSMFGFQRTGDFFWAAGDQLARGFVIGATAGKTTLAGEGLQHMDGHSPVLAATNPAAVIYDPAYGYEIGHIMRDGLQRMYGQNESRDQNVFYYLTVYNEPIVQPAEPEGLDVDGLLKGMYVVDEAPEGEGPEVQLMASGVGVPWARHAREILQEDWGVRATVWSVTSWNELRKEAVAVEDHNMLHPDEQRTPWISERLAGTSGPFVASSDYDHLVPEMIRPWIPGQYGVLGADGWGFSDTRPAARRFLKIDAHSMVVKALQLLAREGKVDAGAPAKAIRRYDLLNVNAGQSGSFGGES from the coding sequence GTGACCGCCTCCGACACCCCGCGTCCGATCGGCATCAACCTGCCCAGCTATGCGCAGGATCCCGATCCCGAGGAGACCCGCGAGTGGCTCGATTCGTTCGATGCCCTCCTGGAGAACCGCGGTGAGGAACGCGCGACCGAGATCGTCCAGAGCGTGCTGCAGCAGGCCCGCCGCCGTCATCTCGAGCTTCCGGACTCGCTGACCACCGATTACGTCAACACCATCCCGGTGGAGGACCAGCCCGAGTACCCGGGCGACCTCGCCCTGGAGAAGGAGATCCGCAACGCGATCCGCTGGAACGCCGCGATGCTGGTGCACCGCGCGCAGCGTCCCGGTGTCGGCGTCGGCGGGCACCTCTCCAGTTATGCCTCGATCGCCTCGATGTACGAGGTCGGCTTCAACCACTTCTTCCGCGGCCGCGACCACGCCGGCGGCGGTGACCACGTCTTCTTCCAGGGCCACGCCTCCCCCGGCATCTACGCCCGCGCCTTCCTGCTGGGGCGTCTGACCCAGGAGGACCTCGACGGCTTCCGTCAGGAGGTCTCCAGCGAGAACGGCATGCCGTCCTACCCGCATCCGCGCTCCATGCCGGACTTCTGGGAGTTCCCGACGGTGTCCATGGGCATCGGCCCGGTCAACGCGATCGAGCAGGCCAGCTTCGACCGCTACCTGCTCAACCGTGGCCTGAAGGACACCTCCCAGCAGCACACCTGGGCGTTCCTCGGCGACGGTGAGATGGACGAGGTCGAGTCCCGCGGCGCACTGCACATCGCCGCGAAGGAGCACCTGGACAACCTCACCTTCGTCGTGAACTGCAACCTGCAGCGTCTGGACGGCCCGGTGCGCGGCAACGGCAAGATCATCCAGGAGCTGGAGGCGCAGTTCCGCGGCGCCGGCTGGAACGTCATCAAGGTGATCTGGGGCGGGGGCTGGGATCCGCTGTTCGCGAAGGACGACGAGGGTGCCCTGGTCGACCTCATGAACGCCACCCCCGACGGCGACTTCCAGACCTACCGCGCCGAGGACGGCGGCTTCATCCGGGACAACTTCTTCGGCCGTGATCCGCGGACCAAGGCGATGGTCGAAGACATGTCCGACGACGACATCTGGTGGAAGCTCAACCGCGGTGGCCACGACACCCGGAAGATCTACGCGGCCTACAAGGCGGCGATGGAGCACAAGGGCCGCCCCACCGTGATCCTGGTGCAGACCATCAAGGGCTACCGCCTGGGGAAGAACTTCGCCGGTCGCAACGCGACCCACCAGATGAAGAAGTTCACCCTCGACGACATCAAGGCCCTGCGCGACACGCTGCAGATCCCGATCTCCGACGAGCAGCTCGACAGCCTGGACAGCGTCTACGACGCGCCGCTGTACGTGCCGGATGAGAACTCCGAGGCGATGAAGTACTTCCGGGCCCGCCGCGAGGAGCTCGGCGGCCCGGTGCCCAGCCGCCACCCGGATCGGGCGCAGGCCCTCGAGCTGCCCGACGAGAAGGCCTACGCGATCGCGAAGAAGGGCTCCGGCAAGCAGGAGATCGCCACCACCATGGCGCTCGTGCGGCTGCTGAAGGACCTCATGCGGGACAAGAACATCGGCAAGCACTGGGTGCCGATCATCCCCGACGAGGCCCGCACCTTCGGCATGGACTCCCTGTTCCCGACGCTGAAGATCTACAACCCCGACGGGCAGAACTATCTGTCGGTGGACCGCGACCTGCTGCTGGCGTACAAGGAGTCGCAGCAGGGGCAGATCAAGCACATGGGCATCAACGAGATCAGCTCGACCTCCGCGTTCACCGCGGCGGGCACCTCGTACGCCACCCACGGCCTGCCGATGATCCCGCTGTACATCTTCTACTCGATGTTCGGGTTCCAGCGCACCGGTGACTTCTTCTGGGCCGCCGGTGACCAGCTCGCCCGCGGTTTCGTGATCGGTGCGACCGCCGGCAAGACCACGCTCGCCGGTGAGGGCCTGCAGCACATGGACGGGCACTCCCCCGTCCTGGCCGCCACCAACCCGGCCGCCGTGATCTACGACCCGGCCTACGGGTACGAGATCGGGCACATCATGCGCGATGGTCTGCAGCGGATGTACGGCCAGAACGAGAGCCGCGACCAGAACGTCTTCTACTACCTCACCGTCTACAACGAGCCGATCGTGCAGCCCGCCGAACCGGAGGGTCTGGACGTCGACGGTCTGCTCAAGGGCATGTACGTGGTGGATGAGGCCCCGGAGGGTGAGGGTCCCGAGGTGCAGCTGATGGCCTCCGGTGTGGGCGTGCCGTGGGCGCGCCACGCCCGGGAGATCCTGCAGGAGGACTGGGGGGTGCGCGCCACCGTGTGGTCCGTGACCTCCTGGAACGAGCTGCGCAAGGAGGCCGTCGCGGTGGAGGACCACAACATGCTCCACCCCGACGAGCAGCGCACCCCGTGGATCTCCGAGCGCCTGGCCGGCACCAGCGGTCCGTTCGTCGCCTCAAGCGACTACGACCACCTGGTTCCGGAGATGATCCGCCCGTGGATCCCCGGCCAGTACGGGGTGCTCGGTGCCGACGGCTGGGGTTTCTCCGACACCCGCCCGGCCGCCCGCCGCTTCCTGAAGATCGACGCCCATTCGATGGTCGTCAAGGCGCTGCAGCTGCTCGCCCGCGAGGGGAAGGTCGACGCCGGTGCTCCGGCCAAGGCCATCCGCCGCTACGACCTGCTGAACGTCAACGCCGGCCAGTCGGGTTCCTTCGGCGGTGAGTCCTGA
- a CDS encoding beta-ketoacyl-ACP synthase III, with product MAISLTPRPTVAGSRIVSLGAARGDLTVPNDDLVEPINSSDEWIRQRTGIITRRRASAEVGVADMAQQAADEAISGAGLQPGDIDAILCATITFPYQQPSMAAHLAGRLGLGDVIAYDISAACAGFCYGIGQADGLIRSGSARNVLVIGAEKLSDFVSPTDRSISFLLGDGAGAAVVSASDEPRIGPTVWGSDGSHWDAVRMTGSSIDFREGRIPWPTLEQDGRTVFRWAVWHSAEKIREMLEQSGLTPEDVDVFVPHQANMRIVDELVNQLKLPEDVVVARDIAETGNTSAASVPLALHRLVAEGQASSGDVAVLFGFGGGLAYAGQIVILP from the coding sequence ATGGCCATCTCGCTCACGCCCCGGCCGACGGTGGCCGGATCCCGCATCGTGTCGCTGGGCGCCGCCCGCGGCGACCTGACCGTGCCCAACGACGACCTGGTCGAGCCGATCAACTCCTCCGACGAGTGGATCCGTCAGCGCACCGGCATCATCACCCGTCGCCGCGCCAGCGCCGAGGTCGGCGTCGCGGACATGGCCCAGCAGGCCGCCGACGAGGCGATCAGCGGCGCCGGACTCCAGCCCGGGGACATCGACGCGATCCTGTGCGCCACCATCACCTTCCCGTACCAGCAGCCGTCGATGGCGGCCCACCTCGCCGGCCGCCTGGGCCTCGGCGACGTCATCGCCTACGACATCTCCGCCGCCTGCGCCGGGTTCTGCTACGGCATCGGACAGGCCGACGGACTGATCCGCTCCGGCTCCGCCCGCAACGTGCTGGTCATCGGCGCGGAGAAACTCTCCGACTTCGTCTCCCCCACCGACCGCTCCATCTCCTTCCTGCTCGGAGACGGCGCCGGTGCCGCGGTGGTCTCCGCCTCCGACGAGCCGCGCATCGGCCCGACCGTCTGGGGCAGTGACGGCTCCCACTGGGATGCCGTGCGGATGACCGGATCCAGCATCGACTTCCGCGAGGGCCGTATCCCGTGGCCGACCCTGGAGCAGGACGGCCGCACCGTGTTCCGTTGGGCCGTGTGGCACAGCGCCGAGAAGATCCGCGAGATGCTCGAGCAGTCGGGTCTCACACCGGAGGACGTCGACGTGTTCGTGCCGCACCAGGCGAACATGCGGATCGTCGACGAGCTGGTGAATCAGCTGAAGCTGCCCGAGGACGTCGTCGTGGCCCGGGACATCGCGGAGACCGGCAACACCTCCGCCGCCTCGGTGCCGCTGGCTCTGCACCGCCTGGTCGCCGAGGGGCAGGCGTCGTCCGGGGACGTCGCGGTGCTGTTCGGCTTCGGCGGCGGACTCGCCTACGCGGGGCAGATCGTCATCCTGCCCTGA
- a CDS encoding acyl carrier protein gives MAYTDNEILAGLAEIVNEETGVAVEDVQPEKSFTDDLDIDSISMMTIVVNAEEKFGVRIPDEEVKNLTTVGDAVSFISGAQA, from the coding sequence GTGGCCTACACCGACAATGAGATCCTCGCCGGCCTCGCTGAGATCGTGAACGAGGAGACCGGCGTCGCGGTCGAGGACGTCCAGCCCGAGAAGTCCTTCACCGACGACCTCGACATCGACTCCATCTCGATGATGACCATCGTCGTGAACGCCGAGGAGAAGTTCGGCGTGCGCATCCCCGACGAGGAGGTCAAGAACCTGACCACCGTCGGCGACGCCGTCTCCTTCATCTCCGGCGCCCAGGCCTGA
- a CDS encoding ACP S-malonyltransferase: MLAIVSPGQGAQKPGFLAPWLDLPGVRESLQRLSDAAEVDLIRHGTASDAETIKDTAVAQPLLVAAGILTADALAGGEGFARDGRADLLAGHSVGEVTTAALAGVLSAEDAMRLVGVRSRAMAEAAAATPTGMAAVVGGQRDEVMEAIRRNDLQPANINSSGQVVAAGPTERIAALVAEPPTRARVMPLQVAGAFHTDFMASARTALSEFAPSLTPSDPPSDRPLISNAGGEIVTDGARYLELIVSQVASPVDWEACMRVFAEKEVTGILELAPAGTLTGLAKRELKGVALMNLNTPEDLDAARAFVQEHAGATRSESGQEI; this comes from the coding sequence ATGCTCGCGATCGTCAGCCCCGGTCAGGGGGCCCAGAAGCCCGGTTTCCTCGCGCCCTGGCTGGACCTGCCCGGGGTGCGGGAGTCTCTGCAGCGCCTCTCGGACGCGGCCGAGGTCGACCTCATCCGTCACGGCACCGCCTCCGATGCGGAGACGATCAAGGACACCGCCGTCGCGCAGCCTCTGCTCGTGGCCGCGGGCATCCTCACGGCCGACGCCCTCGCCGGCGGTGAGGGTTTCGCGCGCGACGGCCGGGCCGATCTGCTGGCCGGGCACAGCGTCGGTGAGGTCACCACGGCGGCCCTGGCCGGAGTGCTCAGTGCCGAGGACGCCATGCGGCTGGTGGGTGTGCGATCCCGGGCGATGGCGGAGGCCGCGGCCGCGACGCCGACCGGCATGGCGGCCGTCGTCGGTGGTCAGCGCGACGAGGTGATGGAGGCGATCCGCCGGAACGACCTGCAGCCGGCGAACATCAACTCCTCCGGGCAGGTCGTCGCCGCCGGTCCGACGGAGCGCATCGCGGCCCTCGTCGCCGAGCCCCCCACCCGCGCCCGCGTGATGCCGCTGCAGGTGGCCGGGGCCTTCCACACCGACTTCATGGCCTCCGCCCGCACGGCGCTGTCCGAGTTCGCCCCCTCGCTGACGCCCTCGGATCCCCCGTCGGATCGTCCACTGATCTCCAACGCCGGTGGGGAGATCGTCACCGACGGCGCCCGGTACCTCGAGCTCATCGTGAGCCAGGTGGCGTCCCCGGTCGACTGGGAGGCCTGCATGCGCGTCTTCGCCGAGAAGGAGGTCACCGGCATCCTGGAGCTGGCCCCTGCCGGCACCCTCACCGGTCTGGCGAAGAGGGAGCTGAAGGGTGTGGCGCTGATGAACCTCAACACGCCCGAGGACCTCGACGCCGCTCGCGCCTTCGTGCAGGAGCACGCCGGGGCGACGCGCTCCGAGTCCGGACAGGAGATCTGA
- a CDS encoding GntR family transcriptional regulator, producing the protein MLTGIVTINRHAELPPVRQIHEAIARAAQDGTLPPGTRLPTVRALADELGIAVITAAKAYRTLREADIVLTRGRAGTVIAPQDRVSSRLEEAARGYAALARDLGADDESVVAALRAALTASRA; encoded by the coding sequence GTGCTCACGGGCATCGTCACCATCAACCGGCATGCGGAACTGCCGCCCGTGCGGCAGATCCACGAGGCGATCGCCCGGGCCGCGCAGGACGGCACCCTGCCGCCGGGCACCCGCCTGCCCACCGTCCGTGCACTGGCCGATGAGCTCGGCATCGCCGTGATCACCGCCGCGAAGGCGTACCGCACCCTGCGGGAGGCCGACATCGTCCTCACCCGCGGCCGTGCGGGGACCGTCATCGCCCCGCAGGACCGGGTCTCCTCCCGCCTGGAGGAGGCCGCGCGGGGGTACGCGGCCCTCGCCCGGGACCTCGGGGCCGATGACGAGTCGGTGGTCGCCGCCCTGCGGGCCGCACTCACCGCCTCCCGCGCCTGA
- the sufU gene encoding Fe-S cluster assembly sulfur transfer protein SufU, giving the protein MSDLSSLYTGLIIEHDRRPHRAGLREPYAAQVHHVNPTCGDEITLRLDVDRPDDDGTVRDVSYDAIGCAMSRASASMLADQLTGLSVAQAVDVVDSFEMSMASRGKDPGNEELLGDAVALLGASKFPARVKCVLLPWKAFRAALLEAQASGGRA; this is encoded by the coding sequence ATGAGCGACCTGTCCAGCCTCTACACCGGGCTGATCATCGAGCATGACCGCCGGCCCCATCGTGCGGGCCTGCGGGAGCCGTACGCCGCACAGGTCCACCACGTGAACCCCACCTGTGGTGATGAGATCACGCTGCGGCTCGATGTCGACCGCCCCGACGACGACGGCACCGTCCGCGACGTCTCCTACGACGCGATCGGCTGCGCCATGTCCCGCGCCTCCGCCTCCATGCTCGCCGACCAGCTGACGGGCCTGAGCGTCGCGCAGGCCGTCGACGTGGTCGACTCCTTCGAGATGTCCATGGCCTCCCGCGGCAAGGACCCCGGCAATGAGGAGCTCCTCGGTGACGCCGTCGCGCTGCTGGGGGCCTCGAAATTCCCCGCCCGCGTGAAATGTGTGCTGCTGCCGTGGAAGGCGTTCCGCGCCGCCCTGCTGGAGGCCCAGGCGAGTGGAGGCCGCGCATGA
- a CDS encoding Nif3-like dinuclear metal center hexameric protein: protein MSTTPTLAQVRTLLEETYPLHWAEDWDRVGLIVGEADAPVRRIALAVDPTLAVARAAADDDLLITHHPLLLRGVHALPTDTGKGAVVTSLIRSGTALWCGHTNADRALTGTGVALADALGLTGREPLEPPRQTEDGLFGAGVIGVLEAPLSVRELARRLAAAVPATVQGVRFTGDPDRQVQRVVACPGAGDSFLEAATRAGADVIVTSDLRHHPALEHIEAAADPAAVPALLDLPHYASESLWLVPLRELLLAQAALRDWDLQVRIDEHRTDVWTGAEGTHPA from the coding sequence ATGAGCACCACGCCGACGCTCGCGCAGGTACGCACGCTGCTGGAGGAGACCTATCCGCTGCACTGGGCGGAGGACTGGGACCGCGTGGGCCTGATCGTAGGGGAGGCCGACGCGCCCGTGAGGCGCATCGCCCTGGCGGTCGACCCGACGCTCGCGGTGGCCCGCGCCGCCGCCGACGACGACCTGCTCATCACGCACCATCCGCTGCTGCTGCGCGGCGTCCACGCTCTGCCGACCGACACCGGCAAGGGTGCGGTGGTCACCTCGCTGATCCGCTCCGGCACCGCCCTGTGGTGCGGGCACACCAACGCTGACCGGGCGCTCACCGGCACCGGTGTCGCCCTCGCCGACGCCCTCGGCCTGACCGGCCGGGAACCGCTGGAGCCGCCGCGCCAGACCGAGGACGGGTTGTTCGGCGCCGGGGTGATCGGCGTCCTCGAGGCCCCGCTGAGCGTGCGCGAGCTCGCCCGCCGTCTGGCCGCCGCGGTGCCCGCCACCGTGCAGGGGGTGCGGTTCACCGGTGATCCCGACCGCCAGGTGCAGCGCGTGGTCGCGTGCCCGGGCGCCGGGGATTCCTTCCTGGAGGCCGCCACCCGCGCCGGTGCCGACGTGATCGTCACCTCCGACCTGCGGCACCATCCGGCCCTGGAACACATCGAGGCCGCCGCGGATCCGGCCGCCGTGCCCGCGCTGCTGGATCTGCCGCACTACGCCTCGGAGAGCCTGTGGCTCGTCCCGCTGCGCGAGCTGCTCTTGGCGCAGGCGGCGCTGCGCGACTGGGACCTGCAGGTGCGGATCGACGAGCATCGCACCGACGTGTGGACCGGCGCCGAGGGCACCCACCCCGCCTGA
- a CDS encoding aminotransferase class V-fold PLP-dependent enzyme codes for MTTAPRALDPYAVRADFPLLQRTDVDGRPMVYLDSGATSQRPLPVLTAEQDFLTRHNAAVKRGSNTLAEEATDAYEGARERVAAFLGATDPREVVFTKNATESLNLVAYALGQGGTEVPDALRVREGDEVLVTEMEHHANLVPWQELCRRTGATLRWIPLADDYTLDLTDLDSLLTERTKVLALTHQSNVLGTVNDIARLSAAARAVGALVVLDACQSVPHLPVRLADLDVDMLAFSGHKMLGPTGIGVLWGRYDLLTQLPPFLTGGSMIELVTMEMSTYAEPPARFEAGTPPVSQAVGLAAACDYLDGLGREAIHAHESALTVRALEGLQGIDGVRILGPGPQPQRAGAVAFTLDGIHAHDVGQVLDSREVMVRTGHHCAWPLHRRYGLAASTRASVGPYTTAEDIDALVEGVAATVDFFGRFA; via the coding sequence GTGACCACCGCCCCGCGCGCCCTCGACCCGTACGCCGTGCGCGCCGACTTTCCCCTGCTGCAGCGCACCGACGTGGACGGGCGCCCGATGGTGTACCTCGACAGTGGTGCCACCAGTCAGCGGCCGCTGCCGGTGCTCACTGCGGAGCAGGACTTCCTCACCCGCCACAACGCCGCTGTCAAGCGCGGATCGAACACCCTGGCGGAGGAGGCCACCGACGCCTATGAAGGTGCCCGGGAACGCGTGGCGGCGTTCCTCGGCGCCACCGACCCGCGTGAGGTGGTGTTCACGAAGAACGCCACCGAGTCGCTGAACCTCGTCGCCTACGCCCTCGGGCAGGGTGGCACGGAGGTCCCCGACGCCCTGCGGGTGCGCGAGGGGGACGAGGTGCTGGTCACCGAGATGGAGCATCACGCGAACCTGGTGCCGTGGCAGGAACTGTGCCGCCGCACCGGCGCCACCCTCCGGTGGATCCCCCTGGCCGACGACTACACCCTCGATCTCACCGACCTTGACTCCCTGCTCACCGAGCGCACGAAGGTCCTCGCCCTCACCCACCAGTCGAACGTGCTCGGCACCGTCAACGACATCGCCCGGTTGAGCGCCGCCGCCCGCGCCGTCGGAGCCCTGGTGGTGCTGGATGCCTGCCAATCGGTGCCGCATCTGCCGGTGCGGCTGGCCGACCTCGACGTCGACATGCTCGCCTTCTCGGGCCACAAGATGCTCGGCCCCACAGGTATCGGGGTGCTGTGGGGGCGGTACGACCTGCTGACGCAGCTGCCGCCGTTCCTCACCGGTGGGTCGATGATCGAGCTGGTGACGATGGAGATGTCCACGTACGCCGAGCCGCCCGCCCGGTTCGAGGCCGGCACCCCGCCGGTCTCGCAGGCGGTGGGCCTCGCGGCCGCCTGCGACTACCTCGACGGGCTCGGCCGGGAGGCGATCCATGCCCACGAATCCGCTCTCACGGTGCGGGCACTGGAGGGTCTGCAGGGCATCGACGGGGTGCGGATCCTCGGTCCGGGCCCCCAGCCGCAGCGCGCCGGGGCGGTGGCGTTCACCCTCGACGGCATCCACGCCCATGACGTCGGGCAGGTGCTGGACTCCCGCGAAGTGATGGTCCGCACCGGGCATCACTGCGCCTGGCCACTGCACCGCCGGTACGGGCTGGCGGCGAGCACTCGCGCGAGCGTCGGTCCCTACACCACCGCGGAGGACATCGACGCCCTGGTGGAGGGCGTCGCCGCGACCGTCGACTTCTTCGGGAGGTTCGCATGA
- a CDS encoding EamA family transporter yields MPPNASSELTARQSALGISLVTIGAATAQLGASFAALALPALGIAAVVLVRQLVMAVIHVPLAHRSLRAAGTRDPLWGVALAVPLMAMNAAIYAAIREMGVGLAVTVEFLGPLALSVLATRSRLGLVCALMGLVGMLCVTGPSGSATWLGTGFALLAASSWAAYLALSRAAGRRLTGLAPSAVAALTSVLVLTPIVLLTLDATRVTASAVGFAVAAGLLTSAVPYALDVIVLRILPLGLVSLLMSVHPACAALAGALVLGERLSPVDVAGLLLISGANVMAVRASLRRPAPGAAPAPADVEAAAEAPRAEH; encoded by the coding sequence GTGCCCCCGAACGCCTCCTCCGAACTCACCGCGCGCCAGAGTGCTCTCGGGATCTCGCTGGTGACGATCGGAGCGGCGACAGCCCAGCTCGGTGCCTCCTTCGCGGCGCTCGCCCTGCCGGCCCTCGGGATCGCCGCCGTGGTCCTCGTGCGGCAACTGGTCATGGCCGTGATCCATGTTCCGTTGGCTCATCGGTCGCTGCGTGCCGCGGGCACGCGCGACCCGCTGTGGGGTGTGGCCCTCGCGGTGCCGCTGATGGCAATGAACGCCGCGATCTATGCGGCGATCCGGGAGATGGGCGTCGGCCTCGCTGTCACCGTGGAGTTCCTGGGGCCGCTGGCTCTGTCGGTGCTCGCCACCCGCTCCCGGCTCGGCCTCGTATGTGCCCTGATGGGTCTGGTCGGCATGCTGTGCGTCACCGGCCCCTCCGGTTCGGCCACCTGGCTGGGCACCGGCTTCGCGCTGCTCGCCGCGAGCAGCTGGGCCGCCTACCTGGCGCTCTCCCGCGCCGCCGGACGGCGCCTCACCGGGCTGGCCCCGTCGGCGGTGGCGGCCCTGACCTCGGTGCTGGTGCTCACGCCGATCGTGCTGCTCACCCTGGATGCCACCCGCGTGACGGCATCTGCTGTGGGTTTCGCCGTCGCGGCGGGCCTGTTGACCTCCGCCGTGCCGTACGCCCTGGATGTGATCGTGCTGCGCATCCTGCCGCTGGGGCTGGTGTCGCTGCTGATGAGTGTGCACCCGGCGTGCGCGGCTCTGGCGGGAGCGCTGGTGCTGGGGGAGCGGCTCTCGCCGGTGGACGTCGCCGGGCTGCTGCTGATCTCCGGGGCGAACGTGATGGCGGTCAGGGCGTCACTGCGGCGTCCGGCTCCCGGTGCCGCCCCAGCTCCCGCCGACGTAGAAGCAGCAGCAGAGGCACCGCGAGCAGAACACTGA